Proteins encoded in a region of the Rhodococcus sp. SBT000017 genome:
- a CDS encoding thiamine-phosphate kinase, which yields MIDDTVIDSATGSERTVAQVGEFDVIARAIADRAQPPSTIVGPGDDAAVVVASDGRIAASTDMLVHGRHFRLDWSSPIQIGRKAIAQNGADIAAMGAQCSGFLVSLGCPADTPVSVTDGLNEGMWLEAVAAGSAVVGGDVVQSPELVISITALGDLQGRAPVLRSGARAGDVIAYAGRLGWSAAGLALLLGDRDRTGHNAVLDAHRVPVPPYRAGIEAAEAGATSLTDVSDGLVADLGHIADASGVLLDVDPALLDIPVEVRSAATLMGHDPLDWVLTGGEDHALVGTFPDDAAVPRGWTVIGRVEHGDGEPAGRVTVGGEVHAGRSGWSSFESE from the coding sequence ATCATCGACGACACCGTCATCGACTCGGCCACCGGCAGCGAGCGCACCGTCGCGCAGGTCGGCGAATTCGACGTCATCGCCCGCGCCATCGCAGATCGTGCACAGCCACCGTCGACCATCGTCGGGCCGGGCGACGACGCAGCCGTTGTCGTCGCGTCCGACGGTCGGATCGCGGCATCCACCGATATGTTGGTGCACGGCAGGCACTTTCGGCTCGACTGGTCGAGTCCGATACAGATCGGCCGCAAGGCGATCGCGCAGAACGGCGCGGACATCGCCGCAATGGGCGCGCAGTGCTCGGGTTTTCTCGTCTCTCTCGGCTGCCCGGCCGACACGCCGGTGAGTGTGACCGACGGCCTCAACGAGGGCATGTGGCTCGAGGCAGTTGCTGCGGGATCGGCCGTCGTCGGTGGCGATGTGGTGCAATCGCCGGAGCTGGTGATCTCGATCACCGCGCTCGGCGATCTTCAGGGCAGGGCTCCGGTCCTTCGATCGGGGGCACGTGCCGGTGATGTGATTGCGTACGCGGGACGGCTCGGCTGGTCGGCGGCCGGACTGGCTCTACTGCTCGGTGACAGGGACAGAACCGGGCACAACGCCGTGTTGGACGCCCACCGAGTGCCCGTCCCGCCGTATCGCGCCGGGATCGAGGCCGCAGAAGCTGGAGCGACCTCGCTCACCGACGTCTCCGACGGGTTGGTGGCCGACCTCGGCCACATCGCCGATGCGTCGGGCGTGCTGCTGGATGTCGATCCCGCCCTGCTGGACATTCCCGTCGAAGTGCGGTCGGCGGCAACGCTGATGGGGCACGATCCGCTGGACTGGGTGCTCACCGGAGGGGAGGATCACGCGCTCGTCGGCACCTTCCCCGACGACGCCGCCGTTCCCCGGGGGTGGACGGTGATCGGTCGCGTCGAGCACGGAGACGGTGAGCCTGCGGGTCGAGTGACGGTCGGCGGAGAAGTCCATGCGGGTAGATCGGGATGGTCGAGTTTCGAGAGCGAGTGA
- the rpmB gene encoding 50S ribosomal protein L28, with protein sequence MAAVCDVCAKGPGFGKSVSHSHRRTNRRWNPNIQTVHAQVAPGNSKRMNVCTSCLKAGKVVRG encoded by the coding sequence ATGGCTGCCGTCTGCGACGTATGCGCCAAGGGGCCCGGCTTCGGTAAGTCGGTCTCGCACTCGCACCGACGGACCAACCGTCGTTGGAACCCGAATATCCAGACCGTTCACGCTCAGGTTGCGCCTGGTAACTCCAAGCGCATGAACGTGTGCACCTCCTGCTTGAAGGCAGGCAAGGTGGTCCGGGGCTGA
- a CDS encoding cell wall metabolism sensor histidine kinase WalK, whose amino-acid sequence MPSRLRVDGLRTRLVLVFITIVVIIAGATAGVVSFMARSWIYSNAQDVATAQFRDELRDADGAQVTRTRSSELRQFFPSDATLLVGDDEVQRGSVDPTTLSPGFLAGVGSRGIIRFERLDSERIMLAMSVRVFEANDPDGNETLVTAVAIRPLEGVQDKFDDLLRAVALTLAGGVLVSGLLGLWIASTLVRPLRRLDRAAARAADGDLSVRLSEEGVTELAELTTTFNTMIARNETVIRGLEESEEQARRFVADVSHELRTPLAALVPVGEILREEIPQLSPDAGAAARIVSGEIGKLARLVEDLIEMSRHDAQQTRLVLDDVDLVELVRHSLVRRGWAESVELRVPDSIDATVDPRRIDVVVANLVGNALRHGEPPVRVEMNARPEWVDVTVVDHGPGISPEDSHAIFRRFYKVDTARGRSEGSGLGLSLAAENVRLHGGSITVDRVDSTTVFSVELPRLRPR is encoded by the coding sequence ATGCCGTCCCGGCTGCGAGTCGACGGCCTGCGTACTCGACTGGTCCTCGTGTTCATCACCATCGTCGTGATCATCGCCGGTGCAACGGCTGGTGTGGTCTCGTTCATGGCGCGATCGTGGATCTACTCCAACGCGCAGGACGTGGCTACGGCGCAGTTTCGCGACGAGCTCCGGGATGCCGACGGGGCCCAGGTGACCCGAACGAGGTCATCCGAACTGCGACAGTTCTTTCCGTCCGACGCGACGTTGCTCGTCGGCGACGACGAAGTACAACGGGGATCCGTAGACCCGACCACGCTCTCCCCCGGTTTTCTCGCCGGGGTGGGCAGTCGAGGAATCATCCGCTTCGAGCGACTCGACTCCGAACGGATCATGCTCGCGATGTCCGTCCGTGTCTTCGAGGCGAACGATCCGGACGGCAATGAAACCCTGGTCACGGCCGTCGCCATTCGGCCGCTCGAGGGCGTGCAGGACAAGTTCGACGATCTTCTGCGCGCGGTGGCCCTCACCCTGGCGGGCGGAGTACTGGTCAGTGGGCTGCTCGGATTGTGGATCGCCTCGACCCTGGTGCGTCCACTGCGACGCCTCGATCGGGCCGCTGCCCGCGCCGCCGACGGTGATCTGAGTGTTCGACTCTCCGAGGAGGGTGTGACCGAACTCGCCGAGCTGACGACGACTTTCAACACCATGATCGCCAGAAACGAGACGGTCATTCGCGGGTTGGAGGAGTCGGAAGAGCAGGCGCGCAGGTTCGTCGCCGACGTCTCCCACGAGCTGAGAACTCCACTGGCAGCACTCGTTCCGGTCGGCGAAATACTCCGAGAGGAGATCCCCCAACTCTCGCCCGATGCGGGAGCAGCCGCCCGGATCGTCAGCGGTGAGATCGGGAAGCTCGCACGGCTCGTCGAGGATCTCATCGAGATGTCTCGTCACGACGCACAACAGACGCGCCTCGTTCTCGACGATGTCGACCTCGTCGAGCTCGTCCGACACTCACTGGTCCGCCGCGGATGGGCGGAGAGCGTCGAACTGCGAGTGCCGGACAGTATCGACGCGACCGTGGATCCGCGACGCATCGACGTGGTGGTAGCCAACCTCGTGGGGAATGCACTGCGTCACGGCGAGCCCCCGGTACGCGTGGAGATGAACGCTCGTCCCGAGTGGGTGGACGTGACAGTGGTGGACCACGGGCCAGGGATATCGCCGGAAGACAGCCACGCGATCTTCCGTCGGTTCTACAAGGTGGACACCGCTCGTGGACGCAGCGAAGGCAGCGGACTCGGACTGTCCCTCGCCGCCGAGAACGTGCGTCTGCACGGCGGCAGCATCACCGTCGACCGAGTGGATTCGACCACGGTCTTCAGCGTCGAGCTGCCCCGTCTTCGACCCCGGTAG
- a CDS encoding enoyl-CoA hydratase/isomerase family protein, whose translation MTYSDADISSKVSIEDGVLRIVVATEAGGASLDLDGIDGGTAALRSVNAGTTAIGSVLLIGRGPNFCAGGNVRDFAGADDRGAFVGSVADTFHAFVRELSAVTVPVVSGVHGWAAGAGMSLVCLTDIAIGGPSTKLRPAYPSIGFTPDGGMSWTLPRIVGSGRAMDILLNDSIINGEDAVRLGILSRLVGDDIVDSEAERLARTLANGPTSAYQGIKRLLAASESTTLTEQLDAESASISAAASSPAGVEGVDAFIEKRRPDFS comes from the coding sequence GTGACTTATTCGGACGCCGACATTTCCAGCAAGGTCAGCATCGAGGACGGTGTACTGAGAATCGTCGTTGCCACCGAGGCCGGTGGTGCCTCGCTCGACCTCGACGGCATCGACGGCGGCACGGCGGCTCTGCGATCCGTCAACGCCGGCACCACCGCTATCGGGAGCGTGCTCCTCATCGGCCGCGGGCCCAACTTCTGCGCAGGCGGAAACGTACGTGACTTCGCCGGAGCCGACGACCGCGGCGCATTCGTCGGATCCGTCGCCGACACGTTCCATGCATTCGTCCGCGAACTGTCCGCCGTCACCGTTCCTGTCGTCTCCGGTGTCCACGGTTGGGCGGCCGGGGCAGGCATGAGCCTGGTCTGTCTCACCGACATCGCCATCGGTGGGCCCTCGACCAAACTGCGCCCTGCGTACCCCTCCATCGGATTCACACCGGACGGGGGAATGTCCTGGACACTCCCCCGAATCGTCGGTTCGGGCCGAGCGATGGACATCCTACTCAACGACTCGATCATCAACGGAGAGGACGCAGTTCGGCTCGGAATCCTCAGCCGGTTGGTGGGCGACGACATCGTCGACAGTGAGGCCGAGCGCCTCGCTCGAACCCTCGCCAACGGGCCGACATCGGCATACCAGGGGATCAAGAGACTGCTCGCAGCGTCCGAATCGACAACTCTGACAGAGCAGTTGGACGCCGAGTCGGCGTCGATCTCGGCGGCTGCGTCATCTCCTGCCGGAGTCGAGGGTGTCGACGCGTTCATCGAGAAGCGTCGGCCCGACTTCTCCTGA
- a CDS encoding gamma carbonic anhydrase family protein, protein MAIYALGDREPDIHPDAYVHPDAVVIGAVTLAAGSSVWPTAVLRADYGTISIGEGTNVQDGTVVHCTPIDATVIGSGCVLGHNAHVEGATIGDNCLIASGSVVLNGSKIGAGSIVGAGAVVPFKFVVPERSMALGVPAKIREGYQVPDGHVDINVQMYSANAAYYRDALRRIDR, encoded by the coding sequence ATGGCTATCTACGCACTCGGTGATCGAGAACCCGACATCCACCCCGACGCCTACGTCCATCCCGACGCCGTCGTCATCGGAGCGGTGACCTTGGCTGCCGGATCGTCGGTGTGGCCCACTGCAGTTCTGCGGGCCGACTACGGCACCATCTCGATCGGCGAGGGCACCAACGTGCAGGACGGAACCGTGGTGCACTGCACCCCGATCGACGCAACGGTCATCGGTTCCGGGTGCGTACTGGGCCACAATGCGCACGTCGAGGGTGCGACCATCGGGGACAACTGCCTCATCGCGTCGGGCTCGGTAGTACTGAACGGATCGAAGATCGGAGCCGGCTCGATCGTCGGTGCGGGCGCGGTGGTGCCGTTCAAGTTCGTCGTTCCCGAACGTTCGATGGCGCTCGGTGTGCCCGCCAAGATCCGCGAGGGCTATCAGGTTCCCGACGGCCACGTCGACATCAACGTTCAGATGTACTCGGCCAACGCCGCGTACTACCGCGATGCGCTGCGCCGGATCGACCGGTGA
- a CDS encoding response regulator transcription factor: protein MVNILFVEDDPAVAEAMTLGLNRLGHRVVHRPDGNGDLDDALTSAEIVLLDLGLPGADGYEICRRIRTQSSVPIIILTARSDDIDTVAGLEAGADDYVVKPTSPRVLDARIKAVVRRSTDTTPSAPTATAIVEQYGDLTVDRSSLQVRKGGTLLTLTPTELRLLLALTENVGHVLSRGQLLSAAWDQDYLGDSRIVDAAVQRLRGKIEDDPSAPAVIETVRGFGYRFDPGPVR from the coding sequence ATGGTGAACATTCTCTTCGTGGAGGACGACCCAGCTGTGGCCGAAGCAATGACGTTGGGGCTCAACCGACTCGGTCACCGAGTCGTCCATCGCCCCGACGGGAACGGTGATCTGGACGACGCGCTCACTTCCGCCGAGATCGTCCTGCTCGACCTCGGCCTCCCCGGAGCCGACGGCTACGAGATCTGCCGACGGATCCGAACGCAGAGTTCGGTCCCGATCATCATCCTCACCGCCCGCTCCGATGACATCGACACCGTCGCGGGTCTGGAAGCCGGTGCCGACGACTACGTCGTCAAACCCACGAGCCCACGGGTCCTGGACGCTCGCATCAAGGCTGTGGTCAGACGATCGACGGACACGACACCCTCCGCGCCGACAGCGACGGCAATCGTCGAGCAGTACGGCGACTTGACCGTCGACCGTTCGTCGCTACAGGTGAGGAAGGGCGGAACTCTGCTGACGCTCACGCCCACCGAGCTTCGTCTCCTGCTCGCCCTGACCGAGAACGTGGGTCACGTACTCAGCCGAGGCCAATTGCTTTCTGCAGCATGGGATCAGGACTATCTCGGTGACTCCCGAATCGTCGATGCCGCAGTCCAGAGACTACGCGGCAAGATCGAGGACGATCCCTCTGCACCGGCCGTCATCGAAACGGTGCGCGGGTTCGGATATCGATTCGATCCAGGACCGGTTCGTTGA
- a CDS encoding phosphatase PAP2 family protein translates to MTRVEPRRLLAALALLNLGVVVYCLCVLTTTGQTVDQELMVSAEALSGDLLDVCAAFVELVAPVSAAGAVLVACLIAWRGNRIALALRAGIMTLGPIATAWILKYSLDRPNLDGLVQHNSFPSGTVTCVTAVVCAVYLVSARRWRNLVAINGALLVLGTAVSVVVLKWHRPSDALGALLLVGCYALAVSAFPIRISTPRHSTLADPGNERLAQV, encoded by the coding sequence ATGACACGGGTCGAACCGCGGCGACTGCTCGCCGCACTGGCACTGCTGAACCTGGGAGTCGTCGTCTACTGCCTGTGCGTGTTGACGACCACAGGCCAAACTGTGGATCAGGAACTGATGGTGAGCGCCGAAGCACTGTCCGGGGACCTCCTCGACGTCTGCGCCGCATTCGTCGAACTCGTCGCACCGGTCTCGGCTGCAGGAGCGGTTCTCGTCGCATGCCTGATCGCGTGGCGCGGCAACAGGATCGCACTTGCGCTGCGAGCGGGAATCATGACACTCGGACCGATTGCCACGGCCTGGATTCTCAAGTACTCGCTCGACCGACCGAATTTGGACGGCCTCGTCCAGCACAACTCCTTTCCCAGCGGCACCGTAACCTGCGTTACAGCTGTCGTCTGTGCGGTCTACCTCGTGAGCGCTCGCCGCTGGCGAAACCTCGTCGCGATCAACGGAGCACTGCTCGTCCTCGGAACTGCCGTGTCGGTCGTCGTCCTGAAATGGCACCGCCCCAGTGACGCGCTCGGCGCGCTGCTGCTCGTCGGGTGCTACGCCCTGGCGGTCTCCGCTTTCCCGATCAGGATCTCCACGCCCCGTCATTCGACGCTGGCCGACCCCGGCAACGAACGTCTCGCGCAAGTGTGA
- a CDS encoding uracil-DNA glycosylase — MTPKPLADTVESGWARALAPVETNVAAMGDFLRAELAAGRHYLPAGENVLRAFRYPFDRVRVLIVGQDPYPTPGHAVGLSFSVAPDVRPVPRSLNNIFKEYSDDLGLPTPSNGDLTPWADRGVMLLNRVLTVEPSQAASHRKKGWEAVTEQAIRALVARAENPDEPGLVAVLWGRDASTLKPMLGSVPIIESAHPSPLSASRGFFGSKPFSRVNELLVEGGDEPIDWTLP, encoded by the coding sequence GTGACGCCTAAGCCGCTCGCCGATACCGTCGAATCGGGATGGGCACGCGCCCTCGCTCCGGTCGAGACGAATGTCGCTGCGATGGGCGACTTCCTACGAGCCGAGCTCGCCGCCGGACGCCACTACCTGCCCGCGGGCGAGAACGTGCTGCGCGCGTTCCGCTACCCCTTCGATCGGGTCCGTGTGCTCATCGTCGGCCAGGACCCCTACCCGACGCCGGGACATGCAGTGGGGCTGAGCTTCTCGGTCGCGCCCGACGTACGACCCGTACCGCGGAGTCTGAACAACATTTTCAAGGAGTACTCGGACGATCTGGGTTTGCCCACACCCAGCAACGGTGACCTCACGCCCTGGGCGGACCGAGGTGTGATGTTGCTCAACCGCGTGCTCACCGTCGAACCGTCACAGGCGGCCTCGCACCGTAAGAAGGGGTGGGAAGCGGTGACGGAGCAGGCGATTCGCGCACTCGTCGCCCGCGCCGAGAATCCCGATGAGCCCGGGCTGGTCGCGGTTCTCTGGGGCCGCGACGCATCGACTCTGAAGCCGATGCTCGGATCGGTGCCCATCATCGAATCGGCGCACCCGTCACCGCTGTCCGCCTCACGCGGGTTCTTCGGATCCAAGCCCTTCAGTCGCGTGAACGAATTGTTGGTCGAGGGCGGAGACGAACCGATCGACTGGACGCTGCCGTGA
- a CDS encoding M15 family metallopeptidase, with product MATTRTLFVTALAALTLTACSNTEPDTPTAAHYLAGQPDSGPAGGEIDDRIGLDNTDLPALARLDPVVLMALHSAAADAKSSGVDVYVTSGWRSAAYQQRLFDEAATRYGSTDEARRWVQTPSNSKHVTGRAVDVGRTDAADWMIRHGNDYGLCQTYANEMWHFEMATTPGGTCPVPLDDPTDERAVG from the coding sequence ATGGCGACCACACGCACACTCTTCGTCACGGCGCTCGCAGCGCTGACGCTCACCGCATGCTCGAACACAGAGCCCGACACTCCGACTGCCGCGCACTATCTGGCCGGTCAGCCCGACTCGGGGCCGGCCGGCGGTGAGATAGACGACCGGATCGGCCTCGACAACACCGATCTTCCCGCGCTTGCCCGTCTCGACCCCGTTGTGCTCATGGCGCTGCACTCCGCCGCTGCCGACGCAAAATCGTCCGGAGTCGATGTGTACGTCACCTCCGGCTGGCGTTCCGCGGCGTACCAGCAACGCTTGTTCGACGAGGCCGCGACCCGCTACGGCAGCACCGACGAAGCCAGACGATGGGTGCAGACCCCCAGCAATTCCAAGCATGTCACCGGACGTGCGGTCGATGTCGGACGGACGGATGCCGCCGACTGGATGATCCGACACGGCAACGACTACGGCCTGTGCCAGACCTATGCCAACGAAATGTGGCACTTCGAAATGGCGACCACTCCTGGCGGCACCTGCCCGGTGCCACTCGACGACCCGACCGACGAACGAGCGGTGGGTTGA